ATTCAGGATCATTCATTGGCGGGAACATATTCAGTTTCTCTTTCGGTAACGCAGCTATCATGGCATCCCATCCTCCCACTTCTCTCAATCCAAAGATCATGAGCACCAGTGAACCGATGAGCAACACGATGGCCTGAATGGCTTCTGTATACATCACTGCATGCAAGCCACCGAAGATGGTATACACACCGGTTACCACTACAAGGATGATGGCGCCTGTCCAGAAATCCACGCCCAGGAACTGGTTGAACACCAGCGCACCGGCAAAGATGGTCACAGAGGCTTTGGTGATAACATAGCTGAGCAGTTGAATGATACTGAGCAATCGTCTGGATTGTGGGTTGAACCTTCGTTCCAGGAACTCGGGCATAGTGTATACCATGCTGCGCATGTAAAAAGGAACGAATACCCAGCCGAGGATGAGCACGATATAACTGTGCAATTCATAGTGCCCCAGCACTGTTCCGGATTTGGCAGCGGAACCGGCAAGGCCTACAATATGCTCGGAGCCTACGTTTGAAGCCAGGATACTGGCGCCGATCACGAACCAGCCGAGATTACGGTTGGCGAGAAAATAATCGGAAGCAGACTCCTTGCTCTTACGGATACTCCAGATAGAAATACCCGCAATCACCAGCAGGTAGATGATCACAAAGATCCAATCGACGAATCCTAAAAATTCCATATAGCAGTGTTTTGTGGAAAGGGTTTATGTTGATTGTTACTGTCAGATGAATCTGTTGATCAGGTTTTCGAGGTACTCCTGCTTTCCGCTTGTTACGGCAGGCTCACCGTTTGCTGCAGCAAAATTGCGCAGGTCTTCCAGTGTAAGCTTTCCCTCTTCAAATGCTTTACCCTTTCCGGCATCGAAAGATGCATAACGGCTGGCACGGATCTTTTTGTAATCTGATTTTGTGAGTACCGCTTCGGCAATCAGCAATGCGCGCGCGAATGTGTCCATTCCACCGATATGTGCATGGAACAGGTCCTCCGGATCTGTGCTGTTACGACGGATCTTCGCATCGAAATTGATACCTCCTCCGCCAAATCCGTTGGCCTCCACAATCACCAGCATGGATTCCGCCAGCTCATTGAGGTTATTGGGGAACTGGTCTGTATCCCATCCGTTCTGATAATCACCGCGGTTGGCATCGATGGATCCCAGCAAGCCCGCGTCCGCAGCCACTTGCAGCTCATGCTGGAAAGTATGTCCGGCGAGAGTGGCGTGGTTCACCTCGATATTCAATTTGAAATCGTTCATGAGATCGTACTGACGGAGAAAACCGATCACAGTTTCACTGTCATAATCGTACTGATGTTTGCTCGGCTCACATGGTTTGGGCTCGATGAAGAAAGTTCCTTTGAAACCATTCTTTCTCGCATAGTCTTTGGCGGTATGCAGGAACCTGGCCAGGTGCTCCTTCTCACGTTTCATATCGGTATTGAGGAGGCTCATATATCCTTCCCTACCGCCCCAGAAAACATAGTTTTGACCACCCAGTTCGATGGTGGCATCCAGCGCAGCTTTCACTTGTGCGCCACCGTGAGCCAGCACATGAAAATCCGGATTGGTAGCTGCACCGTTCATATATCTTCTGTTGGAAAAAAGATTGGCTGTACCCCAGAGCAATTGAATGCCGCTGGCTGCCTGCTTTTCTTTCAGGCAGGCTGTGAGTTTTTGTAATCTTTTTTCATTATCGGCCACATCATTGGTGTAGTCCACTACATCCACATCATGAAAGCAATAGAAAGGAAGGCCGAGTTTGGTCATGAACTCAAAGGCAGCGTCTGCCTTTTCTTTTGCTTTGGCGATGGGATCAGGGTTGCTGTCCCACGGAAAGATATGCGTAGGTTCACCAAAGGGGTCGGCGCCGCTGCCGCAGAAGCTGTGCCAGTAGGCGCAGGCAAAGCGCAGCCATTCTTTCATTTTTTTTCCGGCAACCGTTTTGTTTTCATCATACCACCGGAATGCCAGTGGGTTATCGGTTTCTGCACCTTCATAACGGATGGTTCCTATTCCGCTGAAATATTCTTTCTTTCCTTTCACAATATCCATAGTAATTGATGTTTTAGAATCTGTATATTTTTATTGATCGAGTTTTTCCTGTAGTGCTGCTTTCCATCGCTGGTACAATGGTTCGTAGTGGCTAAGGCCTGATGGACTTGTAATGCTGATGGGCCGGCGTTTTCCGGAAGCGCTTGCGAGATCAGGATAGATACCTGCGCCAATGCCTGCACCAATGGCTGCTCCGAAGCTGCCATCGCCTTCATAGAATTCCATTTCAACCTGGTTGGTTTCAACAAATGCATCGGTGAACACTTCACTTAAGAAGAGATTGCTTTTTCCTGCACGCACCACCGTGGGATGGATGCCATTCTCGCGCATGATGTCCAAACCGTAACGGAAAGCGAATGCGATCCCTTCCTGCACAGCGCGGATCGTATGCGCGGCTGTATGTTGATTGAAATCGAGATTGAGCAGATGACCGCCGATAGTGCGGTTGTTGAGCATTCGTTCGGCTCCATTACCGAATGGCAATGCGATCAATCCTTCTGCTCCTTCGGGAACGCCTGCCGCTGCATCGTTGAGGGCTGCATAGCTGAGATTGCTACCTGCAATATTCCTGATCCATTTGTTGAAGATGCCAACGCCGTTGATGCAAAGAAGGATGCCCGTGCGATTGGTATGCACTCCTTCACCGCCCATCTGCTCAGGCAGGTGATGGTTCACATGCGCGAAAGTGTTGATGCGGCTGGCTTTATCATACGCAAGCTGATCACTCACGCCATAGATCACACCGGAAGTACCTGCAGTAGCAGCCACTTCACCGGGATGCAGCACATTCAGCGATAAAGCATTGTTGGGTTGATCGCCGGATTTGTAAGCAACGGGAATGCCTGACCGAAGTCCAAGCCTGTCCGCCACTGCAGCCTTCAGATAGCCATGCGGTGCAAATACGGGATGGATCTCCGGGAAAAGACTTTTATCGAAACCAAAATAATTCAGTACTTCTTCAGATAAGGAGTTGGTCTTGAAATCCCAGAAGATGCCTTCCGAAAGCGCTTCAACTGTAGTATTGATCTCTCCTGTGAGCTTCATGCTCACAAAATCTCCGGGCAGCATCACGTAACGGATCCTGCTGTAAAGTTCCGGCTCGTGTTGCTTTACCCAGGCGAGTTTGGCGGCAGTGAAATTGCCGGGCGAATTGAGCAGATGTGATAAACAATGTTCTTCTCCGATGGCCTGGAAAGCGGCTTCACCAGTTTCGACAGCGCGACTATCGCACCAGATGATGGCATTGCGCAGCACATGCTGATTGGCGTCTACCAGCACCAGTCCATGCATTTGGTAAGCGATGCCGATGGCGGCAATATCTTTCGGTTCATAGAGACCGGTAGCATGGCATTTCAGGATGGCCTGTTTGATATTTTCCCACCATTGGTCTGGGCTTTGTTCGGCCCAGCCGGGTTGAAGGGAGATGATATCCGCTTCCGTTTCGGGATACTGGGCGGTGGCCAGCAGCCTTTGAGTTACAGCATCCACTACAGAAACTTTGATGGAGGAGGTACCGGTATCTATTCCAAGGAGGAGCATGTTCTTATTGAGTGATTTTAATGGTTCGTAACAGCAAGAGAGCGGATAAGCGCGAATGAGGGATGGAACAGATGAAAGGAAGAGCCTGGAACCGGATCCATTCAGCAACAGGTAATATAAAGGAGTTGATCTTCTTCATATAGCAGCTGGTAGCAAAAGCAGGTTTCCTGGTTTATCTGCAATCGTTCATTTTATGCACCGGAAACGAATATACTATCCTTTTTGATATCGTGCAACCGATTGCAATTTTTTTTACAAAAAAACCTTCATTTCTTTGTAAACAGAAAGTCAATTCATGCCGGATCAGAAAGAGGTTACCATATACGACATTGCCAGATACCTGAATTTGTCAGCCACCACGGTCAGCAGAGGACTTAAAGATCATCCCACCATCAATAAGCAAACCCGCAAAAAGATCGCAGAAGCTGCGCAGCTATTGGGTTATAGGTCAAACACCTTTGCCAGCAGCCTTCGCAGCAAACGCAGCAATACCATCGGCGTGATTGTACCCAGGCTGAATTCCCAGTTCATGAGCGGTGTATTGGCTGCCATGGAAGACACGGCCAGCAGGGAGGGCTACAACCTCCTGATCACCCAGAGCCTTGAAAAAGAGGATAAAGAGAAAATGAATGCCAATACCATGTTCAACAAGCGCGTGGACGGGCTCCTGATCTCACTGGCCTACGACACCAAAAGCATCGGTCACCTGCAACCCTTTCTCGACAAGAAGATCCCCGTGGTTTTCTTCGATCGTACCTGGGACCAGTCTCAATGCACCAGTGTGATGATCGACAATTACAAGGCCGCCTACGAAGCCACCAAACACTTGCTGGATCAGGGTCGCAGGCGGATCCTGCACCTGGGTGGCAGCAAAGAGCGGAACGTATATGCCGATCGTCTCCGTGGTTACAGGCACGCTCTGAGGGACTCAGGAATAGCGTACGACGAAAAGCTGGTACGCATCAGTCAGCTCCTGGAAAGTTCCGGTACCGAGGCCGCGGCCTGGATCCTGAAACAGAAACCCGCACAGCGCCCCGATGCCGTTTTCGGCGCCAGTGATACCGTGGCGGCCCATTGCATGCTGGCTTTGCTGGAAGCAGGAATCCGCATTCCGGACGATATCGCCATTGCAGGATTCAACAATGATCCCA
This portion of the Pseudobacter ginsenosidimutans genome encodes:
- the xylA gene encoding xylose isomerase, producing the protein MDIVKGKKEYFSGIGTIRYEGAETDNPLAFRWYDENKTVAGKKMKEWLRFACAYWHSFCGSGADPFGEPTHIFPWDSNPDPIAKAKEKADAAFEFMTKLGLPFYCFHDVDVVDYTNDVADNEKRLQKLTACLKEKQAASGIQLLWGTANLFSNRRYMNGAATNPDFHVLAHGGAQVKAALDATIELGGQNYVFWGGREGYMSLLNTDMKREKEHLARFLHTAKDYARKNGFKGTFFIEPKPCEPSKHQYDYDSETVIGFLRQYDLMNDFKLNIEVNHATLAGHTFQHELQVAADAGLLGSIDANRGDYQNGWDTDQFPNNLNELAESMLVIVEANGFGGGGINFDAKIRRNSTDPEDLFHAHIGGMDTFARALLIAEAVLTKSDYKKIRASRYASFDAGKGKAFEEGKLTLEDLRNFAAANGEPAVTSGKQEYLENLINRFI
- a CDS encoding xylulokinase codes for the protein MLNGSGSRLFLSSVPSLIRAYPLSCCYEPLKSLNKNMLLLGIDTGTSSIKVSVVDAVTQRLLATAQYPETEADIISLQPGWAEQSPDQWWENIKQAILKCHATGLYEPKDIAAIGIAYQMHGLVLVDANQHVLRNAIIWCDSRAVETGEAAFQAIGEEHCLSHLLNSPGNFTAAKLAWVKQHEPELYSRIRYVMLPGDFVSMKLTGEINTTVEALSEGIFWDFKTNSLSEEVLNYFGFDKSLFPEIHPVFAPHGYLKAAVADRLGLRSGIPVAYKSGDQPNNALSLNVLHPGEVAATAGTSGVIYGVSDQLAYDKASRINTFAHVNHHLPEQMGGEGVHTNRTGILLCINGVGIFNKWIRNIAGSNLSYAALNDAAAGVPEGAEGLIALPFGNGAERMLNNRTIGGHLLNLDFNQHTAAHTIRAVQEGIAFAFRYGLDIMRENGIHPTVVRAGKSNLFLSEVFTDAFVETNQVEMEFYEGDGSFGAAIGAGIGAGIYPDLASASGKRRPISITSPSGLSHYEPLYQRWKAALQEKLDQ
- a CDS encoding LacI family DNA-binding transcriptional regulator, whose protein sequence is MPDQKEVTIYDIARYLNLSATTVSRGLKDHPTINKQTRKKIAEAAQLLGYRSNTFASSLRSKRSNTIGVIVPRLNSQFMSGVLAAMEDTASREGYNLLITQSLEKEDKEKMNANTMFNKRVDGLLISLAYDTKSIGHLQPFLDKKIPVVFFDRTWDQSQCTSVMIDNYKAAYEATKHLLDQGRRRILHLGGSKERNVYADRLRGYRHALRDSGIAYDEKLVRISQLLESSGTEAAAWILKQKPAQRPDAVFGASDTVAAHCMLALLEAGIRIPDDIAIAGFNNDPISRIVSPALTTVDYPGYHLGDTAMKSLLEQLNGLPGAGNTNSIILKSELIIRASSQKKTSL